From the bacterium genome, the window CCAGCTCACCCACCCCGGCCTGATCGAGAGCCACCCCGATTGTCTGCTTCCGCGAATTCGCACCCCCTAACCCCACCCCACTCTCCGGCCGTCACCCCTACCGGAAGTGCACCTCTATCGGCTGACCCCATCCACACGGGCCGGCTATTGGCCCGCGCTGGGACATTACGTATTGTGTCCCTATCTCCCTTCGGTGCGAGAGATGCGCGAGGCTCTCGAAGATCTCCGCTCGGGCACCACCGAGCGCATCGAGGCGACACCCGCACGGCGCCGGGTCGTATTCTGGCTGATGCTCGCTGCCTTCCTGATCCTCACCGCGACAGCGATCCTGCGGATGCTGACCGCTCTGGGGCGCTAGGAGGGCGGCTCCAGCTTGCAGCTAGTCGCACCTGCGCCTCGCATATCGAGGTCAGAGTATTGGTCTAAACGCCTCGACGTTCAGCTCGTCAAACAGTTGGCTGCCACTTGCCATCGACATAAGCAGTCTCTGAGGCACCCGGCCAAGAAGGCATGGTGATGCAAATGAACTTGAAGTCCTGGTCTGAAACGTTTCGGTACTGAAAAGCCATTCCTGCTGGGATGTCGATTGAGGTGCCCGCAACGAGAGTCGCGACGCAACTCTCCAAGCCATTCTCTCCAAATCTCACCGTGTCCCTCGAACACGTACCAAAGTTCGCCAACGGTTAAGTGAACCGTCGCTCTATTTGTTTGATGCGGTGGGACCGTGCTGTGGATCATGTTGCCCGTTTCGCCATCCATGAAGAAACGAATGTCTGCACCAGCCTCGGATAAGTGGCTGGCACCCCTATCTTGGCGTCCTATCTCGAGCAGCACCTCTGGCTTGGAAGGCTCTACGAGCACGTTGAAATCCACCGGCCTTGCTCGTCTTCCAAAGCGGTGTCCACCCACGCGACGTAATGCCGTCCGTCGTAGCGTCTCCAGTGCCTGACCTCCGTTCGAAGCGACATCCGAGCAAGGGGGACACCGAACGAGTTCTCCCGGTCGAAGACGAGGCCGGTCTTGCCAAGGGCCTCAAGGTAACTCTCGGGATTGCTTGGGTAGAACAGGGCCTGGGTGAGGACGTCGTTAGTGAAGCCAAGCTGAAGCTCGCCGAGATGTCCTAGATGGGACCACGGCTGAACCGAAATGGCCAAGGAGTCGAATCGCGGGCATTTCCCTCGGGCCGGCGACTTGTCCTCGTGCATGATCGCCCAGTTTGGTTGCCCAAGCACCCGCTGCGCGTCCGTTGCCGATTGGAAGCTCCTCAGACCTGAAGCGAGCTGAGTTGGCCTGCGCTTTTTCGCTCCAGGCTCCGGCACGCCGCAAGAGACCACCGCCAGCGCGAGCAGAGTCGAAACGGCTGGAATCGCTCGAGTCACGTCTTGCAATGCTAACTCGAGGTCTCGCCTCTACCTGAGCTCCACTCAGAAAAAGGACCGCTCACGAGAAGGCTCGCACCTCTATCTGACAGGCTCGCTACGGGCGAGCGCAGCGAGGAATCTACCCGGATTCCTCGCCGCACTCTCGGTTCTTATCGCCTAACCAGCCTGCTCCGCTCCGGGCGTGTGCAGGGCGAACGCCGCGCCCTGAGGATCCATCGCCTGGACGATCCTGCCTCCGCCCGGGACCTCCATGGGTCCGTTCAGAATCTGCCCACCGAGCTCCTTGATCTTCTCGGCCGAGGCGTCGACGTCGGGCACCGCAACGTAGCCGAGCCAGTGCGACGGCGCGCCGCCCCGCTTCGCCTCATCGGGCAACTGCACGACGCCGCCAATGGAGGTCTCACCGTTCTTCCACATGGTGTAAGGCTTCTCGCCGCCGTCCCAAACCTCCGTTTGCCATCCGATCAGCTGGGTGTAGAAGTCCTGGCCGCCGGCCGGGTCCTCGGTCATCAAGTCGAACCAGACAAAACGACCCTTGGGGAATTCTCCAGACACTGTTTCTCCTCTCGGTTTGTTCGAAGTCCTTGAGATACGTCAGAAAGACACTGAAAGTTGGGCCTCGACGATTTACGCCTTACTTACGCCTGGTTGACTATCCCATACCGAGCGGCGTTCGGCAAGCCCTCGGAGTGCCGGGGAAGAGGCAAGCACCGATTCCTCAGGAAATGAGTATCCTGTCACCGAGTTTCCCCGAGTTTCCCTCCAGGCTGATCAGCCCGTCGCCCTGATATCGTCTACCGCATGCCTCGCTACCAGGGTCGCTGGATGTCGAGACTTTGGGTCGCGGCTCTCGTCCCGTGTGCCACGCTTGGCTGCATGGGGTACAGCGTCCCGAAGCCGCTCACCCCGGCGGAAAACCGGTTCGTCCAGTCCACTGAAGGGAGCCTCGTCGCCGGAATCCGGAGCTTCGACAGCGGCGACATCGACGCCGCCGACTACTCCGAGGCCTTCAGAGACTCGATCCGAGCAACCGACTTCTTCTCTCAAATCGACTTCGACTGGGCCCTCGAGGAGGAACCGGACGTTTTTATCCGACCTCTCCATCCGTGCGATCTCGCAGAGGAGCCTGGCGGTGGTTTTGTTCCGATCTTCCCCATGCTAACTCTGGGGATCGTTCCGCAAATCGTCCGGGGAAGCTACCACTGGGCCTTCACGATCTCACGGGGCGAACACAGCGTGACCGTCGACTGCCCGATCCGCGGAGCATTCGCAATGGGGTGGATTCCGATGATCCTAACGGCCACGCCGAGGTGGGCCACCGAACCGGAGGCGCACCCCAAGTTCACCCGGCGCCTGTCCTTCGAGCTATCCCAGGCTGTCGCTGCCCTGCCAGCGCGACCATGAGCGGATCGAAGAAAAAGCTGGCACCGTTCTCAGCAGCTCTCAGAGCTCCCTTTTGAATACGAGGGCGCACTTTTCCCAGTCGACGCGCTCTTCATAGCTGGTCTTCTGGGGGACGCTTGGGCGCATCGAGACGACACCCGCGCGACGCCGAGTCGTGTTCTGGCTGATGCTCGCTGTCTTCCTGATCCTGACGGCAACGGCGATCTTGGCCGGGCGCCGCCGTCTTCAAGGCCTTCAACACTACCGGCGCAAACAACATGGCCCAGCCGGAGCTCGAAGGGCGTCGATCGGTTATGTTTTACTGCGGCGACGAAAGCGCCCGCCGCGGCGAGGTGCATGCCCTGGTCGAAGACATCGGCTTCGAGGCGATCGACGCGGGCCCCATCACGAGCGCCCGCTATCTCGAGCCACTCGCCATGCTGTGGATCTCTCTGGCCTACGCTCAAGGTTTGGGGCGAGACTTTGCACTGGGAGTGCTCAGGCGGTAGGAGGGTCTTTACGCCGGGGGCTCGACTTCCTCGGAAGCCGGAACAACCTGCGGACGCTCGCCCTGGCTGAGGCGTATGTGCTTGCCGTCGCGGAGTTTGACCAAGAGGTCACCCCTGTCGGTTCGCTGAATCTCGGCGATCTCGGCTGTGCGCACCAATATGGAGTGGATGCGCACGAAGTCAGCGGCGAACCGTTCGGCCAACTCATCGAGCTCGGCTCTGACCACGTGCGTGCGGTCGTCCAGGTGCAACCGCGCCAGGGTGCCGACGCCCTCAACCCAGCGGATGTCGTCTAGATCCACGAAGTGCGCCTTGCCGGCGTTACGAACCGGGATGCGTCGCTCCTTCGATCCCTCTTCATCGGCAGCCAGCAGGCGGACGAGACGACGGCGAACACCGGCCAGCGCTCGCCCCTGGGTCTGGCGCAGCGCTCGCGTGAAGGTGGAGTGGAAGCGCTCTTCGTTCAACGGCAGCAGCAGGTAGTTGATCGAATGGACCTCGAGGACGCGCACGATCGCGCTGTCGAAGTCGGTGAGGAACACCACCGATGGCATCGCATCGGGGCCGATCTCGCCGAGGATGTCGAAAGCACCCAGATCCGGCATCTGTGCATCGAGAAGAACGACCGAAGGTTCGTGCTCGCGCATTGCGCGTAGGGTGTCAGCTCCACTCGTGCACTCGGCAACCAGCTCGACGGATTCAAAGCCGGCAAGCAACGCACGGACCCGCTGTCGAAGGGGCGCCTTGTGAACGGAGAGAAGGACGGTAAGCGGAGCAGCCACGAGCGAAGGATACTGGACTGCGGGGCAGACCCGTCGATCGGGCCCTCGGTGAGCTACTATCGCCCCGGCACGCCGAAGCTGCCTGCCTGGGATCGTCGAATAGGGAGCCTGCGATGAGACTCAACCCGCCTAATAGAAACCGTTGGCCAGCTCGGATCGCCCACATCGCGTGTGTGTCGTTCCTCGCCGCGACAACCGGATGCGGAACCGCCCCCGAATCCGCGGAATCGCCAAGCTCGGCGGGCTCGGCCCGCTCTGAAACACTCGCCGCCTCGCCGGCCGACGAGCGAGCGGCGTCGACGCGCATGAACAGCGCTCCTACGATCGTCCAAGAAATGATCGAAGCACACGGCGGAATGGAAGCCTGGGAATCTGCGCCCTCGGTCTACTTCGAGGATCTCTGGGGTGAGGGCCCCATGTGGTCTCAGATTCAGGTCGAGCAAGGGAATCGTCGCGCATTGATCGACTATCCCGGCACCGAAATGCGCATGGGCTGGGACGGGGAACAGGCCTGGAGCGCGAACTGGGAGGCTCCCATGCCACCTCGGTTCTTTGCGTTGCTGAACTACTACTTCCTCAACCTCCCGTGGCTGACGCTCGACCCGGGTGTCGTGCTGGAGGAAACCGGAACGACGACTCTGGCCGGCGACCCGACCGAATATCGCACGGTCAAAATGACCTTCGAGGAAGGCATCGGCGACACGCCGGACGACTACTACGACTTGTTGATCCACCCGGAAACGCACCGGCTCCATGCCAATCGCTATATCGTGACCTACAGTTCGATCCTTCCCGAAGGCGTGGAGCATTCGCCCGGACACCTGTTGGTCTACGACGACTGGGCGACGGTCGACGGCCTGATCGTGCCGACCAGATTCACGATCTATGAAGACGGTAATGTCTACGCGACCTGTCAGATTCGCAACTGGTCGTTCCAAGAACCGTTTGACGAAGCGCGACTGAAGATGCCCGCGGAGGCCGTAATCGACAACTCGCAACCGTGACGCAGACACGATCCTCTTAGCCGGAACCGCTCCAACGGGGGAATGAGTATCCTGTAACCGCATTCCCTTCTGTCACCGCATTCCCCTTAGCGAAGACCTTTGACCGCCACAACCGCACACCCCGCATCCGACCTACTGCGCGATCTGTCGCTGTTGATTCGGTCGCGGTACGGACTCATCTTCCTGCGCACCGTAGAAGAGGACCGCGCCGAAACCCTGCTGCGCTATCTGGCGGACTCGATGAGCCTCGCGCTCTTCGTCTGGCGACGCTCGAAGGGCCTCAAGCGATCGGGCCTCGGCAGCGAGATCTACGACACCAAAGACCTGATCAAGGCACTGGCGCATGCCGAGCACAGCAACCAGCCGGCGATCTACCAGTTTCGGGTTCACGAGTCGGACTTCGAGGATCCGACCTCGGTCGAGCACCTGCGCGATGCCATCGAGCCGTTTCAGCGTCGACCGGGAGCTCTGGTGCTGACGGGCCCCGACGTGGAAGTGCCCGCCGCGCTT encodes:
- a CDS encoding VOC family protein — its product is MSGEFPKGRFVWFDLMTEDPAGGQDFYTQLIGWQTEVWDGGEKPYTMWKNGETSIGGVVQLPDEAKRGGAPSHWLGYVAVPDVDASAEKIKELGGQILNGPMEVPGGGRIVQAMDPQGAAFALHTPGAEQAG
- a CDS encoding response regulator transcription factor, which produces MAAPLTVLLSVHKAPLRQRVRALLAGFESVELVAECTSGADTLRAMREHEPSVVLLDAQMPDLGAFDILGEIGPDAMPSVVFLTDFDSAIVRVLEVHSINYLLLPLNEERFHSTFTRALRQTQGRALAGVRRRLVRLLAADEEGSKERRIPVRNAGKAHFVDLDDIRWVEGVGTLARLHLDDRTHVVRAELDELAERFAADFVRIHSILVRTAEIAEIQRTDRGDLLVKLRDGKHIRLSQGERPQVVPASEEVEPPA